The nucleotide sequence ATGTACACGTTGTGTTGGGTCCGGGAGCGGCCGGCGGCGTCGACGTAGGTCACGGTGATGATGTCGCCCGGCGCCTTGCTGCCGGTCACCGTGTAGGTGACCTGCCGCGGGGCGGCCGGAGTCGTGCTCGGCGGCGGCGGCGCGGCGGCCGTACTGGTCGCCGGCGGCGGCGCCGCGCTGCTCGGCGGCGGGGGCGGGGGCGGCGGCGGTGGTGTCACCGTCACCGTTTGCGTCTCGGTGGCCGTCGGCGGCGGGGGCGGAGGCGGAGGTGGCGGCGGCGGCGTGGTCGTCGTGATCTGGTCCTGCACAGGCGGTCCGGTCGTGGTGGTGGTCGTGCTGGTGCCGGGGGCCGCGAGCCTATTGCTCTCGGTGTTCGTCACCAGCAGGGACACCGAAACCACCAGCGCGATCGCGGCCACAATGGCGGCCACCCCGACCACCCAAGGCCAGCGCGGCCGACGCTCGTCGTCCCGGGGCGGCTCGTCGTAGTCGTCGTAGTCATAGAGCCCAAGGTCGACCGGCATATAGGGGGCGCTGAAGTGCTCGGACTCCGGGGCCGAATAGGCCCGCGAATATGCGTCCGTCTCGCTGGTGTGGTCGTGCGCCCCTATTTCGGGGATTTCCGGTATCTCGCCGCTGTCGGCGTGGGGGTCCGGCGATCGCGGTTCTGGGAGGGGCCCGCTGCCGGAGTCGGCATCCTCACGCCCCGGTCCCGGGGGATTCGGCCCGCTCATGTTTGCCTGCCCTGTCCAACTGCATCTCCAGCGCACAAGGCCCCGCAGTTACCTCGTTGCGCGCACGCTGGGGAGCTTCTCATTTTTGCCTGGGCAAACCCTACCGAACCGACCGGGACAAAGATGTATCGGCGACCTCCGGACCGATCAACTGATGCCCTGATTGTGACCTTTAAGCGGCCGATCAGTGCTTCTCGGGGCCGATGTAGTACTCGAAGACCAACCCGGCCGCCGAGGCGAGGATGAACGCTACTCCGGCGACGATCAGCCACGGCAGCCACAGCGCGATGCCAACCGCAGCCGTCGAGCCGGCCAACGCGATCAGGATCGGCCACCAGCTGTGCGGGGCGTAGAAACCCAATTCGCCTGCGCCGTCGCTGATCTCGGCGCCTTCGTAGTCCTCGGGCCGGGTGTCCAGCCGGCGCGCCACGAAGCGGAAGAAGGTGGCGGTGATGAACGCCAGGCCGCAGGTCAGCACCAGCGCCGTCGTGCCGGCCCACTCGACCCCGCCGGTGGCGAACGCGGCGGTCAATCCCCCGTACAGCGCCGCCACTAGGAGGAAGAACCCGGCGATGAATTCGAACAGCCTCGCTTCGATATGCATGGGTGGTCCTAACCTGCCTGGCTTCCGACCAACTCACCGCGGCGGGCGTCGAATGGGTGCGTGCTCGTCGCTACCGGGGACTGGTTGATCGCCTGCAATGCCTGCGCGTTGGTCTTGCCGTCGATCCGTTGCTGTAGGTATGCCTTGAAGTCGTTGGGCGAGACCACCCGAACCTCGAAGTTCATCATCGCGTGGTACGTCCCGCACATCTCGGCGCAGTGCCCGACGAACGCGCCGGTCTTGTTGATCTGTTCGACCTGAAAGACGTTGACGGAGTTGTTTTCCGTCGGGTGCGGCATCACGTCGCGCTTGAACAAGAAC is from Mycobacterium conspicuum and encodes:
- a CDS encoding cytochrome c oxidase subunit 4, whose translation is MHIEARLFEFIAGFFLLVAALYGGLTAAFATGGVEWAGTTALVLTCGLAFITATFFRFVARRLDTRPEDYEGAEISDGAGELGFYAPHSWWPILIALAGSTAAVGIALWLPWLIVAGVAFILASAAGLVFEYYIGPEKH
- a CDS encoding MmpS family transport accessory protein codes for the protein MSGPNPPGPGREDADSGSGPLPEPRSPDPHADSGEIPEIPEIGAHDHTSETDAYSRAYSAPESEHFSAPYMPVDLGLYDYDDYDEPPRDDERRPRWPWVVGVAAIVAAIALVVSVSLLVTNTESNRLAAPGTSTTTTTTGPPVQDQITTTTPPPPPPPPPPPPTATETQTVTVTPPPPPPPPPPSSAAPPPATSTAAAPPPPSTTPAAPRQVTYTVTGSKAPGDIITVTYVDAAGRSRTQHNVYIPWSMTVTPISTSDVGSVQASSLFRVSRLNCSITTSDGAVLSSNNSDAPQTSC